aaaatattcaataaaaatgaattatgaaatcaggagagccaACCAAACTTTAGGTAACGGCTAAAACattctattttcaaataataatgtgTTACCAAAAGAAGTGGTATATGTGTTCACTCATCTCAAAGTATAATATTAATtcatacacacacacacaaacacagaaatataataaaataaataaataaaaattatagaatCTTAGGATAAATCACTtgttaaacaaaagaaaaaaacggaaaaaattttttttcaagctcTAATAATCTTTTGTAAGAAGCAGTCAGCTATAATAGCAACCTTTGTGAGTCGTGTGTTTTtcatacacacacacacacaaacacagaaatataataaaataaataaaaaaattatagaatctTAGGATAAATcacttgttaaacaaaaaaaaaaacaccgaaaaaaatttttttttaagctCTAATAATCTTTTGTAAGAAGCAGTCAGCTATAATAGCAACCTTTGTGAGTCATCTAATCCATGTTGCTTTATCAGCAAAATATATTGATGTTATTTCTATGACAAATTTTCCAAACGTAAAACGGTCCTGCTACTGCTATTGAATTGACGCAGTCTTTGCGCTTGAAATTTAAGAGCAAAATTCCAAAAGTAAGTCAATTGTAAAGAAGTTGCAAATCAAAAAATCTTGTCAGGGATTTAGAGTCATTAGAGTTTTAAAgttcttttattttttaaattccctcttagtttttttttaaataaatttgtatgCTATTTAATATTTCCAACTTTTCAGTATATAGCTAAACATGAAATAATGTATTTTTGGGTGACTTATGACCTATGAGGCGGGTCAAAAAATTTCTTCTGCGATCCCATTCACGTTTATTTCTTAACAAGACTCTATAAGAATGGCCACTGGTAATTGACAGGTGATTTCCTTCATTGGAATCATTACAGCTATGCTATTTCACTTTTGTACCATTTGGAAATTACAAAATAATCTTGTGATTATGATGAATTTAATATCATAATTGATAATTATAATATCGTGTGTCTGCGGCattaaaaataagtttaaatgGTTATTGATCaccttcaaaatattttttatgcaaaGTGAACTTTGGATTTTATTAATCAATATATACTTTCGAATGGAGTTTAcctaatatttattttactatttatatattttaatatttatatattatatctgGATGCGAAATTTTAATTAGACATGCTATtagatttgaaatattcataatttatataatatttaccgTCAATGATGACAATATTAGCCTGTGTGCATTTTCTGCTACTATtagtttttgaatattgaaataatctTTTCGATTTAGTATAGCAACCCAATTTATAAGGTACACTCATAACCAGGTTAAGATtgggctataattttattctgaatttcCTCATTTAGCCTAttcgagttcggagactgtctgttagccaagtgaatataccccctgcccataggtttcaatccctttatacaacttgatgtagaataggcgaacaaaattagttacctccatattggtacacataatgCTTAATGTGAGATGAGGTATATAAATTGATATCTTTAAAGTTACTGAACTGATAATCCAGGATGCCTGatacaaattgaatttttgagTGCATTTGGAattgtttatattcaatttttgtgtttGTTTGACAGGAAGCAGTTGATTGGTACATCACAATCCGTGCAACAGTTTATTCTAATTTAAAAGAACAATATTCTGAACTTTCAAATGACGAAGTAagaatttttttatgtaaatatgaaatataagtAGTTTATTTGGGGTTTCTCAAAATGTCAAGTTGAACACTTGTACCATTTGCCCTTCACTTCATATGAATACTAACCTTTTACCAAACAATTATATCTGTTGTGACCAGAAAACATAGCATGAATatcacttcatatgcttacttcATCCATTTCGTCACAATGTATATCTACCCTGACTCAGAACAATGGGACAACCGTGCGACAATTGTAAGACATGTGTGGTCAATGTTTATATAGGTAGTGCAAATGTTCAGACTTTGATTCTGGATTTGACGTGATACTTGTTAATATAACTCCGCCATGCCAGGTATGGCAATAGTTGACAATCTTAATACTGCCTCGATTGGCAATTAGCAGTTATATAAACCACCCTGACACAGAGAGAGAGAAAGCCCAACaatgctccagaagtatgtgtactaatatgaaagtaactaagtttgttcgcctattctacatcaagttgtgaaaatggactgaaacatatgggcatggggtatattcacttgcctAAAACTGATAGTCCTCgcactcataatagaactaaaatatggaaaattggaacaaaattatggcttaaccctaagctggtacacacactacaggagtacccaatgcTCCATCGATCGAGTCACATATCATTTCAAGTAGTAATGTAAGGTTATGACACGTACTTACACAAtccatcaatatttttttccttttaAAGATAATAAAAAGAATGGCCAGGAATCAACAAAAACAAGGTTGGATGTCGAAAACTGGACCAAAAGTAAGTACATAATGAACTTATTGCATTCGTTCGttgtaaatttcaaatcataAGAAGTGCTTTTGCGGAAATTCAATATATGTTAGCCCcatagaattttaaaatatgtggtTGACACATGAATAAATAATCAGATAATGAAAGAAATGAGCGGATTTACAAAAGAAGTAGTCAGAATCTTCAATTCTCAGCATTCACTGTTATCTTGCATTCcaatttgttttcagaaaacTGAACCGTATAGGAAACGATGGTTTGTTTTAGATGACAgaagattattatattttactcAACCACTGGTAAGCTTTTCCTTCCATTTATATGTATTATCATTAcctattttgattttaatctaaAATTTGTCGGGACTTTGGACTATGTGGAGTTAACAAATTACGAACCTAGCTTCATCTCCGTAGCCCCACTTGTCATATTTGATTTCTGACATCAGACATTTGGTGGTCCATATTCTTTAAACATCCATGTTAAATACAGGAAGCGTATCCTAAAGGAGCCATCTACTTAGGCAACAGACAAGATGGTTATATAGTTCGAGATGGTCTACCAGCCGGTCAGCAAGAATCTGGGTATGGGATAACTGTCACAACGCCTGAAAGGTCagtattcaaataatataacaatataaatCTTCAGTATCACAGGATACATTTGTATCGAAATCAATTGATACCTTTGACTCCAAATATAGCTCTGATCAAGTAGCGTCTTGGATTTAGGTGGCATGATTGGTAATAAACAAGGTTGAAGCAAggagagtccagcaatcctctcgcacataactatcctcgcatgggattAGAACCTGCGAACCGATGCAAGGttatcagaggtgcggtggtgatcatattcctaacgcttagcatgatgcgctaCACCGCCGTGCTGAGGGTTCATCGGTTCCATACTAGATGGCAGATAGTAATGTGCAATACATAACTTGTTATATATGAATGTAATGTTTGATAGTAAAATACAGCCCACTCTAGATTTTAGAAGTTCTGGATTGTTTTTGATGCATCTCTATTATGATGAATTTTGTCACAGcgattccaatttattacagAGATTTCTTGTTACTATGTGAAGACCAAGAAGAACAAAGATCATGGATCGcagaaattaaaaatgttttgacgAGACCTTTATCAGAACAAGATAATAAAGGTacttactttatttatttaattgcttCGACTGTACTGATTGGTAGGATTCTTTGAAACTTCAAATAGTATGAATATACAAATCCAACTCCATTTGGCTGCGTATTTATCACCAATTCCATCCTTACATTTGGAATGTTTAACTGGTTTGCTAATACTGTGTATGTGACCTGAACAAGGTGTTTCCTCATAAATTCTGTTAGAATAAACTCCAAATGTATTATCTGGACTAGctttttaatatcaaatttaaCCAATTTGGTATGAAAACTGCTAGTTTTATTCTAAATTACCATAAACTCAAAATCGATCAaatgtaatataataaattttaactaGATTTGACGattacttatttatttaataataaattcaaGGGAATAGCATGTTATGTGTGTTTCAAATTTCATATcattgattattttcaatacaTCGTTTTGTTAAAATTACATGTCGGATTTGTTTATGCATGCAATAGTGATTTAGTTGTTGTGTCATCTAAAATGTTTTTAACCATTCGTGAAGTTAATTCTTATTTGTGAACGATCATCACTTCATGAATTTACTCATTCTGTTAAATAAATAATCTAAAAGTAGAATAAGATTGGCTGTTAATCGAATTAATCTTGTCAAATCAATACTCCGCTACTGATAATAAATATTGGTGATGACCAGTTTTGGAAAGATTCAAGTCCAGTTTTGCAACGACTCTATCGAACTCATCAACTCAGCGAAAAGACTTGTTATTTGTGTCACTTTGACCTCTATTTTCGATAATTATTCTTGCTGATTTAACTTGGCATGGGAGATTTAAAAATGGTAACCGTGTAACATACCGTAGGTTTCATAAGATATAAGTGACAAATCTTTGAAGAATGCTTCATACTCATCATGCCAGTCGAATCTTCATGTAAAATAAATACATTCCAGATTTAATAAATCATAAACAAACATATGAAAAACGAAGAAAATCAGTAGCACGATTGGCGAGCACTTCTTTGAGTGCTGTTGTACCGACATCTCCTAAGGTAAGAAAGGTGATCTggattattttttgaaatgacGAATTTGAGaacaaattcatcaaaaaaaatttttcaatattttgaacaatGATTTTGGATATTCCAGTCATAATGAAACAACTTCAGCATTGATTTTTGATTGCATTCAGAAACTGATTATTTCTTGTGTATGAATCGTGTTACAATTAATGAAAAGTGGTTCACTCATCAATGAGACACGACTTGCATATATCGTGTCGAACCCTAAAATGATTACGGTACATGATTTTAGGCGATAAATTCTGTTGGAATTCGCAAATTAGATATCAATATAACCTGTTATAACAATTACTGTATTTACTTCCAACTCCGTGTTCCCATATTCACTCTTGTGTACAAGGATAGTAAGGTAATTCACCGTAGGTTTAGAACCAGAGCTCCTGACCACACAATGTTATAAGTTTTTGTCCATTATGCTAACCATCAGGCCATTGCATCTACTAAACTGAACAATTGATTTTTTTGATCTAAATAAATATGCTAGATATCTTTTATCTAGCaattatattgtaaatttttgtTCACTAATAACCCATGACATTTCTAATAACTTACTAACAGCATGTTGGTTACGTAATGGTACTTACTACAAGGATTGTAACTCGTTAAAATTACCTCTCCTCTTCTATTTTGTAGCAGAAACagcatttttaaaaaagaagaaaaagaaatggTTTTGGTAATGACTCTTCACAATATTATCAAACTCACCGCCAATAAATTGTTTCTGAACGTTGCGTTTTTTATGGAAATGGAAGACAGAATCATTGTGCTACTATGCAATTCCCCAAAATGGGCTCACCTGACTGGCAGGATCATCTCCAAATAACATATTACCTTGCTCACTACAGTAATATCCCTAGCAGTTATctacggcttccttcaccattaagtccatgcttccgaaatcGAATGACTGATCACATACTCGACATGGAGAGGCAGTGCAGTGTTTCGCCATATgcttaagctgtcttatcgactttcctccccccgggataaatatgaaaatcctatcttaATATTTGTTTGACTATGCTACTTGTAATAGTAAATTTCCAATCGATTAATTGTGTTTCATCAGGTAAGTAGTTTTTTAATTTCAGTTAGGTAGAATTGTGATCCATGCATTTGTACCTTTGTGTAATAACTCAATATTCGTAATCCCAATGGGGGATGGAAGTGGTCTTTGACGTGGAAAGACCACTTGGTAAAAGGCATGAACgtgttatatttttgactttcatGATGTTATGTATTCATTCTTCGgcgcaccaatatggaggtaactaattttgttcgcctactttacatcaagttgtgtaaaggaactaaaacctatgggcaggaggtatatttacttggcttcacaaacagtccccaaactcgtaatagagaactaaaataaggaaaataggaataaaaattatggcctaaccctaacatggtacacttactacgggagtacccattattCTCATATAAACAAAACAAGTTTCATTTTTATGGCCTTACTGATATGTGTGataaaaacaatttcatattGCATTATCTATCATTATTTCTTCCAAGTGGATATTCAGAGTCAATAATTTTTCCACCTTGGGGTTATATAGGAGTCTAGGGCATACGTATATTTGCTATTATCATCATTCAAATCTGGGAAAGCAAAGCAGTATTAGTTCTTTGCTACAGAAAACTTTAATTATTATCAAAATCATTTAGTGGTTTTGCTTTCttcttttgatattttatacaTTATTCAAAGTGATCAGATAGATAAGCTGTTGTAATCAGGGTGAGTTCTGTACTTCTCTTCGTATGTGCTTGCTTTTATCTAAAACTTTATATCTGGTCGTAGAGGCTGTAGCAAACAGTTCACATTTTCTTTGatgtaaacattttttattttaatatacgcaggtatttcattttatattatgtaTCGTATCTGTATGTAACCTTGCTTGtgcaatttattatatatatttgtattttacacTGATTAATGGCCACTAATGCCTTGTCTGTCATGTATCAGGGTATATTCTTTATCACACAATTTTCACCACTATCGCTTTGGCTCATCTATGTTTTatgtttcataaataaaattcattctttTTTTTAACATATCACTATAAAAATATGGTGTTCTATTAAAGGCTTTCGGCAGAAAATCACTTTATTCCTTGCCTCCTTTATCAACCAGAATAGAAGAGGCCATGGTGTTTAGTCGAAAGGGATTATGGGAATGTAAATTTGTGGACTTATTCACCAGTCCAAAATATGCTTAGTGAAAACTAATCTGTGCTTCGTTGAAGTCCCATACTGGTTAACGTTGTtatggaaatgaaagaaaaccaTATAATTGTTTGTGGACTGCAATATTGGATATTATTGTATAGACCAGAGTGCTGACgaaaatgtgtaatttttcCTATACCAACATTCTAGTTCGCGCTGTTAGAAATTGatgcttttaattttttgaatggAGTACACCTACAACATAAACTACCTATGCCATTGCCTTGTCCCATACACATCTATATATTAGGTATATAACGCATTTACTACTCTCAGCACtgtattgcaataaaaatgactTATTTCGAACTTGTCTGTGTTGTATTTCATGAACTGTTAATTTAGATAGTGATTTTTGATGGAAAGGAGAAATTTGGAACCATATTCAAGTCTGAGAGAGAGGGAATGTCCTCTACTATCTTTCCATCCAGATGTTGACTGACTCAACAGCCCatgaaagtaaaaaataacaaagtAGCTGCCTTGTAACACATTGTCTATCACATGACAGTGATGTAATGAAGTCCAGTAAATTTCCCTAATGTGAAATCAATCCATTCTTGCTTTCAACTTTCTTGAGGTG
The genomic region above belongs to Styela clava chromosome 13, kaStyClav1.hap1.2, whole genome shotgun sequence and contains:
- the LOC120333265 gene encoding arf-GAP with dual PH domain-containing protein 1-like isoform X3; this translates as MLGTHISRVKSCKLDQWDDDSVAFMCERGNEVVNDELEKYLPVYYHKPVSSDPQVYKEQFIQSKYNRKEFKQPGGPAHYEKGRLVGNLHKRGKEDKQYRVRKFVLDANEGTLKYYIKQEAKEPKQSIPLTTLHATLSPEIIDHPNGLQLSFLVNGVTRHIYLYADNGKEAVDWYITIRATVYSNLKEQYSELSNDEIIKRMARNQQKQGWMSKTGPKKTEPYRKRWFVLDDRRLLYFTQPLEAYPKGAIYLGNRQDGYIVRDGLPAGQQESGYGITVTTPERDFLLLCEDQEEQRSWIAEIKNVLTRPLSEQDNKDLINHKQTYEKRRKSVARLASTSLSAVVPTSPKQKQHF